One genomic region from Sphingomonas paeninsulae encodes:
- a CDS encoding MerR family transcriptional regulator, with protein sequence MTDGKSEGAFLTIGELSAELGVPQHILRYWETRFPQLRPLTRAGNRRYYRPEDVALARRIHQALTNDGFTIKGVQKLLAGGGGAPVVPAAKLTEVKAKTPSMSPDVLASLTKIRDQLAAALTA encoded by the coding sequence TTGACCGACGGTAAAAGCGAAGGCGCATTCCTGACGATCGGCGAACTTTCCGCTGAGCTTGGAGTGCCGCAGCATATCCTGCGTTACTGGGAAACGCGGTTTCCCCAACTTCGTCCGCTGACTCGCGCGGGCAACCGTCGGTATTATCGTCCCGAAGACGTTGCACTCGCCCGCCGGATACATCAGGCGCTGACCAATGATGGTTTCACGATCAAGGGCGTGCAGAAATTGCTCGCCGGGGGTGGTGGAGCCCCTGTCGTGCCTGCTGCAAAGCTGACCGAGGTGAAAGCGAAAACACCGTCGATGTCGCCCGACGTGCTGGCCAGCCTGACGAAAATTCGCGATCAACTTGCAGCGGCACTGACCGCTTAG
- a CDS encoding VOC family protein, with protein MLHHISLGVSDIEHSAAFYDAVLAPLGYVRVWDDIVPGGADQAVGYGIAGGGDKLSIKSRPEGQLPPGPGFHLAFAAPNHQGVTEFYKAALVQGGRDNGEPGLRPDYGPHYYAAFVVDPDGHHIEAVFNSSE; from the coding sequence ATGCTTCACCACATTTCTCTTGGCGTATCCGACATCGAACATTCGGCGGCATTTTACGATGCCGTGCTTGCGCCGCTCGGGTATGTCCGTGTCTGGGACGACATAGTCCCCGGAGGTGCTGACCAAGCGGTCGGGTACGGAATTGCAGGTGGCGGCGATAAGCTGTCTATCAAATCACGTCCTGAAGGCCAGCTACCGCCGGGGCCGGGCTTTCATCTCGCTTTTGCCGCTCCAAACCATCAAGGGGTCACTGAATTTTACAAGGCTGCGCTGGTCCAGGGAGGCCGCGATAATGGCGAACCTGGCTTACGGCCCGACTATGGTCCACATTATTACGCTGCTTTTGTCGTGGACCCGGACGGACACCATATCGAAGCCGTTTTCAATTCATCCGAATGA
- a CDS encoding integration host factor subunit alpha yields MPDAGTLTRADLAESLHRHVGLSRADSSNMVEGILRHVCEALSAGNNVKISGFGSFVLRDKGERIGRNPKTGVEVAIAPRRVLTFRASQMMRDRIAKKG; encoded by the coding sequence ATGCCTGACGCGGGAACTTTAACCCGGGCGGATCTCGCCGAATCGCTCCATCGGCACGTCGGCCTTAGCCGCGCTGATTCTTCAAACATGGTTGAAGGCATATTGCGCCATGTTTGCGAGGCATTGTCTGCGGGCAACAACGTGAAGATTTCGGGTTTCGGCAGCTTCGTCCTGCGCGACAAGGGCGAACGTATCGGCCGGAATCCCAAAACAGGCGTCGAAGTGGCAATCGCGCCGCGCCGAGTCTTGACCTTTCGGGCCAGTCAGATGATGCGTGATCGTATCGCCAAGAAGGGCTGA
- a CDS encoding SixA phosphatase family protein: MKTLTLLRHAKSGWDDPVARDFDRGLNDRGKRGAKLVGEHMRKLGLVFDAVVSSPAVRCVDTLDGIWEGYGTVLHPVWDRRVYLASGATLLDVVHEFPDVDHVLMCGHNPGLEDLILMLVPDGPDNPFRDEVEEKLPTASVAELQIDVTHWADVKANSAKFSQLVRPRDLSIDLGPASR; encoded by the coding sequence ATGAAGACACTCACACTTTTGCGTCACGCCAAATCGGGCTGGGACGATCCCGTAGCGCGTGATTTCGACCGCGGCCTGAATGACCGAGGCAAACGCGGTGCCAAATTGGTGGGTGAACATATGCGCAAGCTGGGGCTGGTATTCGATGCCGTTGTGTCGTCCCCTGCGGTGCGCTGTGTCGATACACTGGATGGTATTTGGGAAGGTTATGGCACGGTTCTGCATCCGGTGTGGGACCGGCGCGTGTATCTGGCTTCGGGGGCGACTTTGCTCGATGTCGTTCATGAATTTCCCGATGTCGACCACGTACTGATGTGCGGACATAATCCGGGGCTGGAGGATCTGATCCTCATGTTGGTCCCCGATGGGCCTGACAATCCGTTTCGCGATGAGGTCGAGGAAAAGCTGCCGACTGCCAGTGTTGCCGAATTGCAGATCGACGTCACGCATTGGGCCGATGTCAAAGCCAATAGTGCAAAGTTTTCGCAGCTTGTCCGTCCGCGCGATCTGAGTATCGACCTTGGGCCGGCAAGCCGTTGA
- a CDS encoding ATP-dependent DNA helicase, with protein sequence MLNLLPYPALYASHGGIWIADERGTRGVGRGEAISRAGETPMILLNAPSVGQRLGYPELSGLDLLELFAFVHPARFMVPTVKGLADTLGLAVPVDEGASAELLREAAAALMARMAGDWSEREGAWTSAQTLSRLRWTWAPIVVKAIPQPKSAERWLFSKLPEWEERPPRNPPRPVSITPEAARERLDGLTGAGRETRAGQRAYTEAAALAFAPRTRRDEPNMLLAEAGTGIGKTLAYLSPASLWARQAGGAVWISTFTKALQRQLDFETRRLFPDATERAERVVVRKGRENYLCLLNLEDALQGGFSGRAAILAQLVARWAAFSRDGDMVGGDLPGWLSILFRRNGSTVLTDRRGECIYAGCPHYRRCFIERASRASADADIVIANHALVMINAARGREMANRPSRIVFDEGHHIFDAADSVFAAALTGQEAIELRRWIIGPEGTSRGRRRGLAARLADVASYDAEGGAAIVAAGHAAQMLPGDGWLQRIGEGAPFGAIEALLGAIRGTVYARSETEDAGYGLETEAAELDGPLVEAAAAGAAALDALLRPLISLGRRLEAVLEDGPDWLDGPARARIEGAIASLGWRRDTVAAWLAMLSRMGGPSDPDFVDWLAVNRIDGRDFDVGLHRHWLDPTKPFAEAALKPAHSVIVTSATLRGGDGARGGWHSAEARTGAAHLSAGATHFSAVSPFDYAKQAQVLVVTDVKRGDVGQLANAYARLIAASGGGTLGLFTAIRRLRTVHARIADRLARDGLALYAQHVDSIDTGTLVDIFRDDPRASLLGTDALRDGVDVPGDSLRTVILEGVPWPRPTVLHAARRAAGGGSAYDDGIVRARLAQAFGRLIRRADDRGSFVMLSAAMPSRLLSAFPDGTPISRVTLDEAVARVAASVAEVRLADGISLSQRAELHE encoded by the coding sequence ATTTTGAATTTGCTGCCCTATCCAGCGCTCTACGCAAGTCACGGCGGCATCTGGATCGCAGACGAGCGCGGAACGCGCGGCGTCGGGCGGGGCGAGGCGATCTCGCGGGCAGGCGAAACGCCGATGATCCTGCTGAACGCGCCGTCGGTCGGACAGCGGCTGGGTTATCCTGAATTGTCGGGGCTGGACCTGCTGGAATTGTTCGCGTTCGTGCATCCGGCGAGGTTCATGGTGCCGACGGTCAAGGGGCTGGCGGACACTTTGGGGCTGGCGGTGCCCGTCGATGAGGGCGCTTCGGCAGAGCTGCTGCGGGAAGCGGCGGCGGCTTTGATGGCACGGATGGCCGGGGATTGGTCGGAGCGCGAAGGCGCGTGGACTTCCGCGCAGACTCTTTCCCGCCTTCGTTGGACGTGGGCGCCGATCGTGGTGAAGGCGATTCCGCAGCCGAAGAGTGCCGAACGGTGGCTGTTTTCGAAATTGCCGGAATGGGAGGAGAGGCCGCCGCGTAATCCGCCGAGGCCGGTGTCGATAACGCCGGAGGCTGCGCGCGAGCGACTGGACGGGCTGACAGGGGCAGGCCGGGAAACGCGCGCCGGTCAACGCGCCTATACCGAGGCGGCGGCGCTGGCTTTTGCGCCACGCACGCGGCGGGACGAGCCGAATATGTTGCTGGCCGAGGCGGGGACAGGGATCGGCAAGACGCTTGCGTATCTGTCTCCGGCTTCGCTGTGGGCGCGGCAGGCGGGTGGGGCGGTTTGGATTTCGACATTCACCAAAGCGTTGCAGCGACAGTTGGACTTCGAAACGCGGCGACTGTTTCCCGATGCTACCGAACGCGCCGAGCGGGTTGTCGTGCGCAAGGGGCGTGAGAATTACCTGTGCCTGCTGAACCTTGAGGATGCGCTGCAAGGCGGGTTTTCGGGACGAGCGGCGATACTGGCGCAACTGGTCGCGCGCTGGGCGGCGTTCAGCCGCGATGGCGATATGGTCGGCGGCGATCTGCCCGGCTGGCTGAGTATTTTGTTCAGGCGCAATGGGTCGACCGTGCTGACCGACCGGCGCGGCGAGTGTATTTATGCTGGTTGTCCGCATTATCGGCGCTGTTTCATAGAACGCGCGTCGCGGGCGAGCGCAGATGCTGACATCGTTATCGCCAACCATGCGTTGGTGATGATTAACGCAGCCCGAGGCCGCGAAATGGCGAACCGCCCGAGTCGCATCGTGTTCGATGAAGGCCATCACATTTTTGACGCCGCCGATTCGGTTTTTGCCGCCGCGCTGACGGGACAGGAGGCTATTGAGCTGCGGCGCTGGATCATCGGACCGGAGGGCACGTCGCGCGGGCGGCGGCGTGGACTGGCGGCACGGCTGGCCGATGTGGCCAGTTACGATGCAGAGGGTGGAGCGGCAATCGTGGCGGCGGGTCATGCGGCGCAGATGTTGCCCGGTGACGGCTGGTTGCAGCGGATTGGCGAAGGTGCGCCGTTCGGGGCGATCGAGGCGCTGCTCGGCGCGATTCGCGGGACAGTCTATGCGCGGTCGGAGACGGAAGACGCGGGTTACGGATTGGAAACCGAAGCGGCTGAACTGGACGGCCCTTTGGTCGAGGCTGCCGCTGCGGGTGCGGCTGCGCTGGATGCTTTGTTGCGGCCACTAATTTCGCTCGGACGGCGGCTGGAGGCGGTGCTGGAGGATGGGCCGGACTGGCTCGATGGCCCGGCGCGTGCGCGGATCGAGGGGGCGATTGCGAGCCTTGGCTGGCGGCGCGACACGGTTGCGGCGTGGCTGGCAATGCTGTCGCGCATGGGCGGACCTTCCGATCCTGATTTCGTGGATTGGCTGGCAGTCAACCGAATCGACGGGCGCGATTTCGATGTTGGACTGCACCGGCACTGGCTCGACCCGACCAAGCCGTTTGCCGAAGCGGCGCTGAAACCGGCGCATTCGGTGATCGTGACGTCTGCGACATTACGAGGTGGCGATGGCGCGCGAGGTGGCTGGCACAGTGCGGAGGCCCGGACAGGAGCAGCGCATCTGAGCGCCGGGGCGACCCATTTTTCTGCCGTCAGTCCGTTCGATTACGCCAAACAGGCTCAAGTGCTGGTCGTGACGGATGTGAAGCGCGGCGATGTCGGGCAACTCGCCAACGCTTACGCGCGGTTGATCGCGGCGTCCGGGGGCGGGACGTTGGGGCTGTTTACAGCGATTCGGCGGTTGCGGACGGTTCATGCGCGCATTGCCGACCGTTTGGCGCGTGATGGGCTGGCGCTTTATGCCCAGCACGTCGACTCGATCGACACGGGAACGCTGGTCGACATCTTCCGGGATGATCCGCGTGCGAGTTTGCTCGGCACCGACGCGTTGAGGGACGGGGTGGATGTTCCTGGCGATTCGCTGCGGACGGTGATTTTGGAGGGCGTGCCGTGGCCCCGTCCGACGGTGCTCCATGCGGCGCGGCGAGCGGCGGGTGGCGGGTCGGCATATGACGACGGCATCGTGCGGGCGCGACTGGCGCAGGCGTTCGGGCGGTTGATCCGGCGGGCCGATGATCGCGGCAGTTTCGTTATGTTGAGCGCGGCTATGCCCTCGCGGTTATTGTCAGCATTTCCTGATGGCACCCCGATTTCGCGGGTTACGCTGGATGAGGCGGTGGCCCGGGTGGCGGCTTCGGTTGCTGAGGTGCGGCTGGCAGATGGCATATCGCTTAGCCAGCGCGCAGAACTCCATGAATGA
- a CDS encoding GNAT family N-acetyltransferase has translation MKLRTATVADARALALIGPATFLETFANDHPGEALVAFTETHHSAAYYEALLTEPTTSAWIVEHEAGAPIGYAILVPASLPGSDPETDAELKRIYMFSKWQGAGFGRALIEAVEEEAIKRGAKRLVLSVYTKNEKAIRFYEARGYEMVGRTMFPGFPETFSDFVMAKTLR, from the coding sequence TTGAAACTGCGGACTGCGACGGTCGCCGACGCACGGGCGCTTGCACTGATTGGCCCCGCCACCTTCCTCGAAACATTTGCCAATGATCATCCCGGCGAAGCCTTGGTTGCTTTCACCGAAACGCATCATTCGGCGGCATATTACGAGGCATTGCTGACAGAGCCGACGACTTCAGCGTGGATTGTCGAACATGAGGCCGGTGCGCCTATCGGTTACGCGATTCTGGTCCCGGCGAGCCTACCCGGCAGCGATCCTGAAACTGATGCCGAGTTGAAACGCATCTATATGTTTTCGAAGTGGCAGGGCGCAGGGTTCGGGCGTGCGCTAATCGAGGCTGTCGAAGAAGAGGCCATCAAGCGCGGGGCAAAGCGCCTGGTGCTGAGCGTTTATACCAAAAACGAAAAGGCCATTCGGTTTTACGAAGCGCGTGGCTATGAAATGGTCGGACGCACGATGTTCCCGGGATTTCCCGAGACTTTTTCGGATTTCGTAATGGCAAAGACGCTCCGCTAA
- a CDS encoding beta-ketoacyl-ACP synthase III yields the protein MKRAAILGTGSALPVRRVTNTELAETVDTTDEWIIERTGIRSRYIAGEGETTATLAADAARRALEAAGIAASEIDLIVLATATPDQTFPASATKVQAMLGINDCVAFDVAAVCSGFLYAMSVAESMIRAGSAYNALVIGSETFSRILDWEDRGTCVLFGDGAGAVVLGSVEGPSDGQSKDARGVLATKLHADGRHNELLYVDGGPSTTGTVGKLRMKGREVFRHAVTNLASVMGEVLELAGLTTADIDWLVPHQANARILDATARKLGLSPDKVVVTVTEHANTSAASVPLALDVAVRDGRIKAGDIVVLEAMGGGFTWGAAILRW from the coding sequence ATGAAACGCGCTGCAATACTCGGCACCGGATCGGCTCTGCCCGTACGGCGCGTCACCAACACCGAACTCGCCGAAACCGTCGATACGACCGACGAGTGGATCATCGAGCGCACCGGCATCCGGTCGCGCTATATTGCAGGCGAAGGCGAAACGACCGCCACGCTTGCTGCGGACGCGGCCCGACGCGCGCTCGAAGCCGCAGGCATCGCGGCTTCTGAAATCGACTTGATCGTTTTGGCGACGGCAACGCCCGACCAGACGTTTCCTGCCAGCGCGACCAAAGTACAGGCGATGCTGGGAATCAACGATTGCGTCGCCTTCGATGTGGCGGCGGTTTGTTCCGGCTTTCTCTACGCCATGTCGGTTGCCGAAAGCATGATTCGCGCAGGATCGGCCTACAACGCACTGGTTATCGGATCGGAAACATTCAGCCGCATTCTCGACTGGGAAGATCGCGGCACCTGCGTCCTGTTTGGCGATGGCGCGGGCGCAGTCGTACTTGGCTCCGTAGAGGGCCCAAGTGACGGTCAATCAAAAGACGCGCGCGGCGTTCTCGCAACCAAACTTCACGCCGACGGTCGCCATAACGAACTTCTCTATGTCGATGGCGGTCCTTCGACGACCGGCACAGTTGGAAAACTTCGCATGAAGGGGCGCGAAGTGTTTCGCCACGCGGTTACCAATCTGGCCTCGGTCATGGGCGAAGTGCTTGAACTTGCGGGCCTGACGACTGCCGACATCGATTGGCTGGTCCCGCATCAGGCGAACGCCCGCATCCTCGACGCGACGGCGCGCAAACTTGGGCTTTCACCCGACAAGGTTGTCGTTACCGTAACAGAACATGCAAACACTTCTGCAGCATCCGTGCCGCTTGCGCTCGACGTTGCAGTCCGCGATGGACGGATCAAGGCAGGAGACATCGTTGTTCTAGAGGCGATGGGCGGCGGTTTTACATGGGGTGCCGCGATACTCCGCTGGTAA